GAtttcgattttattttaatttaaattaaatatatatttcgatttcgatttaaaataaatatttaatatatgcgTGTGTGTAATCGATTAGCTCGAACGCTACTCCAACAAATCCATAATATACTAAGATTGAATGTATTACGGGCTCGCCCTATAAGGGAGTACtagatttttattgtttttagaattaatgaattttcattttaagcttattaataattttataatttagtgtagtaaaagtttattttttatatttagttaAAAGAATGAAGATAAGAAATAGAGATCATTTTGTGTGTTCTAGAGTATGAATGTAAATGAATTGAGTTGGTTTACGAGTTTTTTGAGTCGgtttgataaatatttgattcatattcAAACTTTTCGAACTTGAGTCGAACCCTAACATGTTTGAACCTTTTTTCGAGGCGAACTGgaactaaaattattttgtttgattgtTCGTGAGTCGCTTGTGAGTCTTATTacttttttaatataatgatatcataaatatatataaattttgaacatTTCGGACATTTCGAGCTTTCAATCAAAGTTCTTGAATCTTAATATCTTAGCAATAGTTCATAAATATATTCGAATATTTCAAGCTTAGCTCGAGccaaaatgattgaaagctCGAGCCGAGTTCGAATTCGAATTCGAATATGCTTAATTTGATCTGAACTCGAgccataattatttaatattattcgaTCTGATTATATTCGATTACACCCCTGCTTTGAAAGATAAATTAATAGAATAATTACCGAAGGAGtgatacatatataattttgccTTGATTGGGTATAACGTGAAAACtaatcaaaattatttggtaTAAAGGGTTAGATGGATGACCACTTCAAAATTGCAATTATCACtcctatttttaaataatttattcattatTTATTCGATAATTTatccaacaaaaataaaaaccgCTCACAAAAGTAaacaatgtttttttaattaaataaataaatatttttgacaacaATCCCGAACAACTCGAAAAgaattaaggaaaaaaataaaagaagccTAGAATCCCATAAAACaaagaataataaaaataaaaagaaaaaattaatgtCAACTTCAAAATACTCAAATGCGAGGCATTGCCATTGAGCATTCCGTTTTTAAGTGCATACATAAGTATTAATTTAATGACATATATGTACCATAtaataaatcacaaaaaatatattacttttcatgtcaaaaatgtttatttcactTAAAGTGTTAATCAAATTGACTCATCTTAAATATAAATCCGTGAGACTATCTCATACGATACCTACTCATAATAAATAACACCAAGATTTTTTAAGTTGATTGATAACCTATGAATAGGTCCATCAAGATCATGCCCAAACCAGATTTTGGACCTTCGGCCCATCTCGACCAAGGTAAAAAACCCATGACAGGTCATGTATctttctataaatatcaggtttgaatGTCTAATTCCGGGATTCACTATATTGACTTTCAGCAGAACCATTAGCTGCTCTCTCACTCTATTCACAGTATATGACTTGAACGGTGGATGAGTTATGCCGGGACAACCTCCTGGCTCCCTTCTAACGGTTTCTTTCGTGATTTCAAGTCTATAGTAAATTTGAGGTCTTCATTTTGACTGTTATCACCTACTGGAACCGGACCTAGTGGGTATCATTGATATTATCCTAGAATGGAGTGCCCGCATTTAATTAAAGATATAGTAACCGATATATCACAAATAGCTTTTATAAAACTTATTTTGTGACTAATGTAAAGTcaaaatttatagaaaatttaaaaGAGGGAGGGGCAATGTAGAGAGGTGCAATAGTATAAGGGCTAAGATGCAATATTTCTAGAACTGCACCGTTGGAGCAAAACATGCTTCCCCACAAACATAACGACCTTTTCCCCTTCAAAAACGCGCTACCTTCCTCAATCTGTCTCTCTTTCGGTCCAGGAAACAGGGAATTTTCGAAATCGTAGATTTCATCTCCGGCACCTGAAAGCGGTCATATAGAATGTCATTTTCGGATTCTGAAACCTCCTCCCACGGCGGAGAGTACAAGACTTTCCGCCAAATTAGCCGTGATCGTAAGCCCCTCCCTTCTTCCTTCATATTTGGACTAGATTTTCGCTCCGCGTTCATTGATATATTTGTAAATTATGATGTCCGGTGCCGTTATGACTCATGTCCGTGCTTTTTACTCTGTCAGTGTATTTACTTCGTGTGTTTTGGATATGAGACAGATTTTGGAGTTCTAAAATAGGGTCAATGAAAGTTTCGTATTAGGCCAGGTAGATGGGGATTTCTGTTTAGAAGACGTGGAGATAGTGTTTTCATGACTTAATCACCATTCAGTTTGGCTAGCTAACACAGTTTTGATCATGAGAAGCTTTAAGGAGATGTAAATCGCATCAGTGGGTACCGATTTAGCTGGTAAAAATGGTTGAAACGAatgcaaattataattttgtatgTTTATTTGTAATCGGACGCTTTATCTAATTTTCAAGAGCATGCCTGCGTGGCAGTGGTGAATGTTTGATTCAGAAGGTTACATAAGACTAGTTAGTATCGTAATTGGTACTTTTGGTCTGAATCTTTGAAGGTTTATTGTATGAAATGCTCCAAACATCGAAATCTggagattcaagatcatcaTGGAAGGTATGTTTTATCTCACATCACGTTACGTTTCTTTTGGAGGAAACCTTTTAATTCGCATTTCATGCTAAGATACTTTTATGTCGCTCTATCGGCTCTCTTACTTATTGTAACTCATTTCCAGAGACGAATGAAAAGCCATTATATGCGTAACTGGTTTAAGAGAACTAAAACTCATGAATAATCTGCATAATTTGAAGTTAACGAGCTTCTAAGCCAAATTCTTGGGGAACCCAAAATCTGCAGCGCATAGACATTGTTTTGACTGTGATACGTTTCTTTGATCAGAGTGTCTTGAAATAATTTAGGGGAAATATAATTTCTACCTTCTATCTCAAGAGAATTATGCATTGAAGACACAGAATCGGGCCAACAAAATTATGGAAATGAAGGTTACAGACTTAGTTAATCAAGCCGCATGCTAATGATCATGTATGGCCACACAAATAGAGCTTTATACCGTACCAAGTTATCAATCATATTTTTTCCTCATCTACTGACCATTGTTTCTTTTTTGAGTGTATCACCTATAAATAGAAATGAACTACAAAATTCTGTTTTTACACTTCAGCccaatgaaatttttcaagctTGTTTGGAATTTTTCTTTCACAAAGTACACTACGATTCGATTAGAAAAGTGGATTGATCCAAATTTTTATCAGTTTGTACTCTTGTTTCACTTACTGATAACCTGTATTGACATAACTGATAAATCTTAGAGATCCTAAACATGATCACTTGCGAACTTAAAATTTTACTACGAGTgaaattttttatcactgtTATCTTCTTTTCTGTGCCCTTTTGCTTTTTAAGATGCTCAACTTAACCACAGGATTGTGTTCAGGTACTCATCATGGATAAAGTTACAGTAAAAGTGATGTCACACTCCTGCAAAATGGCAGATATTACAGACCAAGGAGTTTCATGTAAGCATTCATACATTGCCGTTGTATATGGAAAGATGCAGATTCACTTTTATTCAGTATGACATTATTATTTGCTAGGAATTTTCTGCTTTATTTTTGCATCTATATATTTTAAGATCTTTGGCCACAAAGTTTCACTACActatttttcgaaatttaagtATGAATTcctaaattttacttttatacAAATTGGTTAGCTAATCTACATTGGCTTAGTTCTCTTATGTTATATACTTATATTTTTGGTATAATGTTTCAAAACACATATTTCAGTTGCTCGAAAACTCCATTATCAGTGTTCAAGTTCTTATCATTACAATTTGATGTACTCGTTTCTCTTTATCAGTGGTGGAAGACCTTTATAGACGGCGACAACCTTTGCCTTCAATGGATGCCATATATTTCATTCAACCTTCAAAAGAAAAGTATGCTTCTCTTTTAAGTATTCTCTTCTTTCACAGGAATTACTTTGACATGATGGGAAAATTggttatatttatttcattatagTATCTTAGAGAATTTTAGAATAACTTTAGATTGTTTATTGCGAGTAACAGTAATCTTAAATCATGTTATCAACATTCCCATGCCAGGTATAACCGTAAACAAAGTATTATTGGCCCTCACTGCATATTCTTCTACGGTTATACTTGGACTATCTATTGTATGTACCATCTAAATGTCTCAAACTTGCTGAGGTGCAATTTGGTTGGATTTTTTACTTAACTCAAAAGTTACGAAATGGATTTTAGTAGTAATTTTTCAATGTTTAGTATATTTTTTGAATGTTGATGCAATATGTAGCATAAATTGAAAATGTGGAATGGTGAGTGAAAAAGATGAAATAAAATCAgcattattgaaaaatatagagagaaaaagTGTGTGATAATTATAGCTTGAAATGGATTTAGAATGTGAGACACtgatttgattgaaaatttgaaacaaTATCTTTGAGTTAAGTTTTTGAAGGCATAGATAAAATGATGAATTTTGAGTTGAATTTAATGGAATTGGATTGGAGAGGTAGAACGAACAAAGCCAAAGGTTTTTTACTGGATAATAATTATGTTTTCTTTTCCAAATCGCCTCGAAGATGATGGAAATTCAAACTtccattttaatttatttttaatttttaatatgtgaGTTAATCTTCTTTGTGTTTCCATTAAATGCTGCATTAAGTATGAAGATGTTACTGTCCTTTATTCGTGTCCAGTAGTAGACCCACTCAGAAATATTATGCTAGATAAAAAACAATTACTTGTCATCCAGTTCAGTTAGTGCTGGAATACTTTTGAGGCAGATTTTATTTTCCTCCTTATTTTCTCATTGAAGTAAAACTTAAATTTGCTCCTTTTACCTTGTTCACAGTATGGCctcttttaattaatattttattcagaATGACTTGGCAGAGAATGCATGAACTGATTATTAATCCTTGAATACTTTACAGTGTTATAATGTTCTTGTCTGACATGTCCGGAAGAGAACCTTTATACAGGAAGTAtgcaatcaaaattttattccacttaattttttttatttcctgCCTATCTGGTGCTTATGAGACTTGGAATTTCCTGTCTTGTACCGGTAATTTTTCTGCTGCAGAGCATATGTATACTTCAGTTCATCTGTGCCAAAAGAACTTGTTGCTCGCGTCAAGAATGACACTAGTGTTTTACCACGTATTGGTGCATTAAGAGAGGTTGGCATCTCCCAAGTTTTGTCATCAAATATCTCTACTAATCTCATATTCGTTATGGATAACTAGAGTATTTTTAACAAATCGTCTGTTCTTCGGAAAATTTTGCAGATGAATTTGGAGTACTTCTCTGTAGACGGTCAGGTATTCGTAACTCATTCCATTTTGCCCATTTTTATCATGTCTACTCAAGAGTATTTTAAGTGTAAAAACAAGAAGCAACGTAATTAGGCTTCACTTCATCTGCAACTTAGCATGGCTCAGTGAAAAAGGTCTTACATGCTAAATAGTTCTACCTAGTCatatttttgtgattttctaaatttttcttttgagaacaaTCAATATTGTAATTGGTTGCTAAGTATGCCTAAACCTGCATCAGTTTTAGCATTCTATTTGCAGGGATTCATCACGGATCATGAAATGGCCCTAGAAGAACTTTATGGTGACGATTCTGGAAATTCTCGCAGATTTGATGCATGCTTGAATGTAATGGCAACAAGAATTGCTACGGTTTTTGCATCATTAAAGGTACCAACAGAAACATCAGCGTGCTTTACTAGATCCATCAACGTACCTCCTTGGAAATTTAGAAAATTCCATTTTGCTTATATTCTTTCACCATCTCAATTTCTCATAGGAGAGGTAAGTGCTATAAATTTAACTATTACCAATACCAACGGAGAGATGGGAGTTCATATGTGCTATATAATCttttgtaggtataaaaatagTTTAAGTTTTTTGACCTGCCAGTGTTTTGGCAATAGTATACAGTTACTATTACTAGTTTGTAGAGATTAACTGTTCACACAATTTGTTAGTGGAATAGTTTTACACAATTTCCAGATCACCTGATCTTGAATCATGGTGTTGTGTTACTTAGGGGAGAACTAAAATAATCAAAAGGAAAACCAAGGGTAAAGAACGTAAAAGGACAAGAAATATGTCAAAAATTGTTGAAATGATATTGAGTGCATGTTcatcatttgtttttttatctcATGCGAGACTATCCTTTTCAATTTCAGGAATATCCTTTTGTGAGATATAAAGCTGCCAAGGGACTTGAAGATTCCATGATGACCACGACTCGTGACTTAGTTCCTACTAAGCTTGCTGCAGTAATTTGGAACAACATATCGATGTATAAATCTTCAATCCCCAACTTTCCTCAAACAGAAACGTGTGAATTACTTATAGTGGACAGATCAGTTGATCAGGTGTCACTATTTATCTGCTTAAAACCAGGCAACACATTtatgtttataaatttttttcctatTGAACTAATCGATGGAATTGTTGTTTCAGATTGCTCCTATAATTCATGAATGGACCTATGATGCAATGTGTCATGATCTGCTTGACCTAGATGGAAATAAATACGTCCATGAGGTAACTATTTTTGTACACAAATTTCATTGATGCCTGGGAACATTTTTCAATGCATataatgtatgcaaggttccaagcAAATCAGGTGGTCAGCCTGAAAGAAAGGAAGTCCTTTTGGAAGATCACGATCCTGTCTGGCTTGAGCTCCGTCATGTTCACATAGCAGAGGTGCTATCTTTTACTTCAAATTTTTCTGTCCAGTCTCATGAAAGTTTAATATACAAATGATCCTTTCAACTACTTATTATTCGTGTGTCGATGGGCTTtatcaaattgaaattttcAGGCAAGTGAGCGGTTACATGAAAAAATGTCAAATTTTGTTTCAAAGAACAAAGCAGCACAATTACAACAGAGGTTTGTGATGTTAAATGCGTGTACATTTTTTTTGCCATGATATATTAGTATGAAAATGTTTTCGTAGTCTTGAAGTCAAAGCAGAAAGTGAGTGAACTTTGGAATCACATAGTCACTATTGGATTTTTTCATGTTTCTGAAATGCTGCTTTTGTAGAGTGGGATTTAGATGATGAATGGCATCATCATTAACGAAATAGAATTCGAAACTTAATTTAATGGAAAATCAGGAcaacaaatataaaatacttGAGAttcttataaacaaaaaaactaCGTCTAAAACTTGGGCTGAAACCAATCTATCACAATCCAGATCTGAAAAGTTATTACGCTTAATTTTCTTACATACTTTTACAGGATCAGCTTCGGTCAATGTCATTTCAGCAAGATAAATAAGATATTATAAGttagattttaatttattatactttaaaattttggcCTTGTATCtgttataatttttcaatatCTAATTCTCAAGTCTGCTTGTGCGTAGAGATGGGGGTGAGTTATCCACTAGAGATCTGCAGAAAATGGTTCAGTCATTGCCGCAGTATAATGAACAGATGGAGAAACTCTCTCTCCATGTCGAGGTTTGCTTCTCCTTCAAAGATGAACTCGGAATACTCTTGTTAATCAATTTAATGTACTTCATGTGACCTGAGACACAACTTGAACCTTGAAAGCTTTTTACTCTTAAAGAAGCAGGGAACATTGGGCAAATTTACCTCATGATTTCACCTTTACACCATGTCGCTATGATAGATAGACAgaattctaatatttttcttctgaTCACTCGAATTCTGCATCATTCTATCAGATTGCTGGgaaacttaataaaattatcaGAGACTCGGGTCTTCGAGACCTTGGACAACTTGAACAAGATCTTATATTTGGAGATGCAGGAACGAAGGAAGTGATTAATTTTCTACGAACAAAGCAGGTGATTTTTACCATCTGTATCCGGCAATCCTTCAAGCCACTACATTCTTGGTTCACCTCTATCATAGTAATAATTTGTTTCGCTTGCAGGAAGGAATGTGTGAGAATAAATTGAGGCTCATGATGATGTATGCTTCTGTATATCCAGAAAAGTTCGAGGGTGACAAAGCATTAAAACTGATGCAGGTTCTTCTTTCAGAGATAATTTACATTTGTATACCTTGGACTTGCATATAAACTTTTGAACACGTGTCAATGACAGATTCTacttattaaaattttagactGATATGGATTTCATTTCTTTTCTcatgatattataaattttgagtTGATTCTTGACTTTTTTGAAACTACTTAAAGATGAATTAAGTATTAAAAACTATCTTTTTAAGAAATACTTTCCATCAATTTGGGCACATGTGGAAGCCTGACCACTTAACCTCGTAGTAAAATTAATGAAGTCCATGCATTGAAGTTGCCTTAGAGCAAAGTTTGATGTTGGTTTGTCGAGCTTGGAGGGGAATTTTATTCCCTggataaattttatatcaagaaaACTTTTGTTTCTTCAGTTGGCAAAATTATCATGTGAGGACATGAAGGCcgtgaaaaatatgaaattgcTTGAAGGAACAGATGCAAAAAAGACTTCACATGGGACTTTCTCTCTGAAGTTTGATTCGGCAAAGGTATTTCCTTTCACTAGACAACTGCATATAGCTACTGGTGAACCATGGCATCATTCTATAACTGAGGCCTATCCCTGATAGTCTCTAGTTTTGTTTGCTTATTAGAGGAAGCAAGCAGCAAGAAAGGATCGGACTGGAGAGGACGAGACATGGGCACTTTCTCGCTTTTATCCCGTCATAGAGGTTTCGTTTATCATCACAGTACATGCTGCTTGAGTTTGAATAGAAAATATATACAGAATATTTAGAATCTGCAATGAATTGTACTGTGaaaattatcataatttttGTGCTATCAGTTTCGTGAGAGTGTGACTGCATGTGTTGGTGCTGTCATAACCATGATGGGGTGGGAAAGTTCCATGATTTTGATAAAGTGTTTACCTTAATAATTGTTTTCTTCCAATAACATCTTGACATTGTTATTCTGCTAATATTTTCTCAGAAATTCGTTGTCATACTATTTTGTGACTTCATGagtaatgataaaaatattccTAGCATTTTTAACCCGTTTTATATGCAGAAATGACACCATACAACATCTAAGTAGACACAATTCGACACCACATTAAATGACTGAATAAACTTCCACTAAAAGAAGTGGAGAGTTCACCTGAAAATAGATGGTATTTGAATGCAAGTAGCCTCAGATTCCTAACCTGATAATGACTGACTACATAATGCATCATAATCAATTATATATCCCACCACAATCATGGTAGCTTTCAAAATCCTTTGCTTATTTGCGGGTGTTAAATAGATGAAGTGTTTTGATTCAGTTTTTTTTTCAGGAATTAATTGAACAGTTGAGTAAAGGAGAATTGCCAAAGGATGAGTTTCAATGCATGAATAATCCTAGTCCTCCAGGTAATGGGAAAGAACGGGCTGGTGTAGCTTCACAAGCAGCATCAGCTAGAACAGGTCAATCTAC
This genomic interval from Primulina huaijiensis isolate GDHJ02 unplaced genomic scaffold, ASM1229523v2 scaffold41117, whole genome shotgun sequence contains the following:
- the LOC140969357 gene encoding SNARE-interacting protein KEULE-like, whose translation is MSFSDSETSSHGGEYKTFRQISRDRLLYEMLQTSKSGDSRSSWKVLIMDKVTVKVMSHSCKMADITDQGVSLVEDLYRRRQPLPSMDAIYFIQPSKENVIMFLSDMSGREPLYRKAYVYFSSSVPKELVARVKNDTSVLPRIGALREMNLEYFSVDGQGFITDHEMALEELYGDDSGNSRRFDACLNVMATRIATVFASLKEYPFVRYKAAKGLEDSMMTTTRDLVPTKLAAVIWNNISMYKSSIPNFPQTETCELLIVDRSVDQIAPIIHEWTYDAMCHDLLDLDGNKYVHEVPSKSGGQPERKEVLLEDHDPVWLELRHVHIAEASERLHEKMSNFVSKNKAAQLQQRDGGELSTRDLQKMVQSLPQYNEQMEKLSLHVEIAGKLNKIIRDSGLRDLGQLEQDLIFGDAGTKEVINFLRTKQEGMCENKLRLMMMYASVYPEKFEGDKALKLMQLAKLSCEDMKAVKNMKLLEGTDAKKTSHGTFSLKFDSAKRKQAARKDRTGEDETWALSRFYPVIEELIEQLSKGELPKDEFQCMNNPSPPGNGKERAGVASQAASARTGQSTAPHSMRSRRTATWARPRSSDDGYSSDSVLRNASGDFKKMGQRIFVFIIGGATRSELRVCHKLTTKLKREVVLGTTSMDDPPQYITKLKLLSEKELSIDGIRI